From a single Lewinella sp. LCG006 genomic region:
- a CDS encoding L-threonylcarbamoyladenylate synthase, with protein sequence MLMTTTQQAASFMIQRYDLEGAAAVLENEGLLLLPTDALWCIACLADDPVAIERLKRIKKGQGETTFEILFSSLKMLKEHAPLLHPRLETLLAFHRRPLTILTDAGPQIRSNSLMPDGRMAARVVHDEYCRGLIRMVGRPLATTFAHFDDSPYPDHFGRIRSDIIESVDYVAKYRPREASTGMPTIMVQLDQNDELDFLRD encoded by the coding sequence ATGCTCATGACAACTACTCAACAAGCTGCCAGTTTTATGATTCAACGCTACGATCTAGAAGGAGCGGCGGCCGTGCTTGAAAATGAAGGACTACTTTTACTGCCCACTGATGCGCTCTGGTGTATCGCTTGCCTAGCGGATGATCCCGTGGCAATTGAAAGACTAAAACGCATCAAAAAAGGGCAAGGAGAAACGACTTTTGAAATTCTCTTTTCTTCGTTGAAAATGCTCAAGGAACACGCTCCCCTACTTCACCCGCGCCTCGAAACTCTACTCGCCTTCCATCGACGCCCCCTTACTATCCTCACGGATGCTGGACCACAAATTCGCTCCAACAGCCTAATGCCTGACGGACGAATGGCCGCCAGGGTCGTACACGATGAATACTGCCGAGGTTTGATCAGGATGGTGGGACGCCCATTAGCTACTACCTTTGCCCATTTTGACGACAGCCCCTACCCTGATCATTTCGGCAGGATACGTTCCGACATCATCGAATCCGTCGATTACGTGGCAAAATACCGCCCCCGTGAAGCCAGCACCGGTATGCCCACCATCATGGTGCAATTGGACCAGAACGATGAATTGGACTTTTTGAGGGATTGA
- a CDS encoding ABC transporter permease — MNFSYFIARKVATGGGQSFSRMIIRIAVIAVAVSMTVMVLASSLIAGFKEEIAEKIFGFWGHIHITHPNQSRSITEVYPVDLNQPFYPGITSVGQVDYLSSENWLGKSLKRETKTKGGIRHIQAYALYSGIIRANDELEGIILKGIGRDFDWQFLEKYLKEGQPLSMPDTTMGNGILISQYTADRLQLKVGDKFSVFFVSSRYEQLERRFTVEGIYRTGLEEYDRQFALVDIRKIQQILGWTEEQVTGFEVFVDDIDDLDPLTEYIYYEELPDSLYAENIREKMRAIFEWLDLQDVNEWVIIGLMLVVSIINMVTALLILILERTNMIGTLKSLGSSNWSIRRIFLYYAGYIILVGLFWGNLIGLGLCYIQDTFGLITLDETNYYLSVAPIKIQWGSVLLLNVGTLVITLLFLILPSYLVSRIDPVKAIRFK; from the coding sequence ATGAATTTCTCCTACTTCATAGCCCGTAAAGTAGCCACTGGTGGTGGCCAATCTTTCTCCCGGATGATCATCAGGATCGCGGTGATTGCCGTAGCGGTAAGTATGACCGTTATGGTGCTGGCATCCTCATTGATTGCGGGGTTCAAGGAGGAGATTGCGGAAAAGATTTTTGGCTTCTGGGGGCATATTCACATTACCCATCCCAACCAAAGTCGATCGATTACCGAAGTTTATCCCGTTGATCTTAATCAGCCTTTTTACCCAGGAATCACTTCCGTGGGACAGGTTGATTACCTTTCTTCTGAAAATTGGTTAGGAAAAAGCTTAAAGCGGGAAACCAAAACCAAAGGAGGAATTCGCCATATCCAGGCTTACGCACTTTATTCAGGTATCATTCGTGCCAATGATGAATTGGAAGGCATTATCCTGAAAGGCATCGGCCGTGATTTTGATTGGCAGTTTTTGGAAAAATACCTCAAAGAAGGCCAGCCACTTTCGATGCCCGACACAACGATGGGCAATGGCATCTTGATCTCACAGTACACCGCTGATCGCCTGCAACTCAAGGTGGGCGATAAATTCTCCGTTTTCTTCGTGTCAAGCCGATATGAACAATTAGAGCGGCGCTTCACCGTAGAGGGAATTTACCGAACGGGACTCGAAGAGTACGACCGGCAGTTTGCGCTGGTTGATATTCGTAAGATTCAACAAATTTTAGGCTGGACCGAAGAGCAAGTCACCGGGTTTGAAGTTTTTGTAGATGATATTGATGACCTCGACCCACTGACGGAATACATTTATTACGAGGAATTGCCAGACAGCCTCTACGCTGAAAATATTAGAGAAAAAATGCGGGCTATCTTCGAATGGCTCGACTTGCAAGATGTAAACGAATGGGTGATTATTGGCTTGATGCTGGTGGTTTCGATCATTAATATGGTTACAGCCTTGCTGATTTTGATCTTAGAGCGCACCAACATGATCGGCACGCTCAAATCGTTGGGTTCCAGCAATTGGTCAATCCGGCGCATCTTCCTCTACTACGCGGGTTACATCATATTGGTAGGTCTTTTCTGGGGCAACCTCATCGGTCTTGGGCTTTGTTATATTCAAGATACTTTTGGTCTCATCACCTTGGATGAAACCAACTATTACCTTTCCGTAGCACCCATCAAAATTCAGTGGGGAAGTGTATTGTTGCTCAACGTGGGAACCCTTGTCATCACCTTACTTTTCCTCATTCTACCCTCTTATCTTGTTTCCCGGATAGATCCGGTGAAGGCGATTCGGTTTAAGTAA